In Juglans regia cultivar Chandler chromosome 13, Walnut 2.0, whole genome shotgun sequence, the DNA window gaaaatgtACAATTTAGTTTCCCATGTGCAAGTACTGAcctgtttttttctcttttctttagaGACTCAACCTTCTGGAACAACTAAGGGTCAGAAAATTGCCTTAGCCTTCGGTTCAAGCCTAGGCTGTGTCTGCCTTTTACTTCTTGGATTTGGTTTCCTTTTTTGGTGGAGGCAACGGCACAACCAGCAAATATTCTTTGATGTTTATggttagtaaaataatttgtttttttattttcagatggCATCAAATTGGTTTGTGCTCATTGTTAAACCCTTTCAATTTCAGAACAACATCATGAACAACTTTGCCTTGGAAACTTGAGGAGATTTCAGTTTAGAGAACTACAGATTGCTACAAACAACTTCAGCAGCAAGAACCTGATTGGCAAGGGTGGTTTCGGTAATGTTTATAAAGGGTATCTTGAAGATGGTATGGTAGTAGCTGTGAAAAGGCTCAAAGATGGAAATGCCATTGGGGGTGAGGTCCAATTTCAAACTGAAGTTGAGATGATCAGTCTAGCCGTGCACCGGAATCTCCTTCGGCTCTATGGATTTTGTATGACAGCCACGGAGAGGCTTTTGGTTTATCCATACATGTCAAACGGGAGTGTTGCTTTTCGTCTCAAAGGTAGGGCATCCTCCAGCATTAGAATTATACTATACCTCTGTCCATAGTGCAAGGGAAAATTACAAGGAGAACAAGATGTTAGAGTGTAATCAAGTTGCAAATTTTACACTAACAGATCAGGTTTTGTTTCCATCTCTGCATCCTCTATCTccaacatgaacataacattcattactattttctttcttttccattGTAGCAAAACCAGCTCTGGATTGGGTTACAAGGAAAAGAATTGCCTTGGGAGCTGCAAGGGGTTTGCTATACTTGCATGAGCAGTGTGATCCCAAGATAATTCACAGGGACGTGAAAGCTGCAAATATATTGCTTGATGACTACTGCGAGGCTGTGGTAGGAGATTTTGGACTGGCAAAGCTGTTGGATCACTGCGATTCACATGTGACTACAGCCGTCAGAGGCACCGTGGGTCATATAGCTCCTGAGTATCTCTCCACAGGCCAGTCCTCTGAGAAAACagatgtttttgggtttgggATTCTTCTGCTGGAATTAATATCTGGCCAAAGAGCTCTAGAGTTTGGGAAAGCAGCAAACCAGAAAGGAGCCATGCTTGACTGGGTAAGAAAATCACTTGAGTTTTCCTTCATTCATTCTTAACATTATAAGGTTAGCTTGAAACTCCATCTGCCTTGATAGGCATATCTGATTTATGACACAAATTGTAGGTGAAGAAAATTCATCAGGAAAAGAAGCTTGACATGCTAGTTGACAAGGACTTGAAAAGCAACTATGATCGAATCGAGCTTGAAGAAATGGCTCAAGTAGCTTTGTTATGTACTCAAAACCTTCCGAGTCACAGACCGAAGATGTCTGAAGTGGTCCGAATGCTCGAAGGAGATGGGCTTGCAGAAAAATGGGAAGCTTCACAGAGAGTTGAATCAACAAGATGCAGAGCCAATGAATTCTCCTCTTCAGAGCGATACTCAGATCTTACTGATGACTCTTCCCTGCTTGCTCAAGCAATGGAGCTCTCTGGACCCAGGTGACGTAAAAGTATGAAACGAGAAATCAATAGAACAATCCGTTGCCAAGAATCTGTGTGAAAAAACGAACAATCCCTGTCGAAATGTGTCGGTTGTATATTAGAATCATTGAAGCCTTTTAAGAGTCTTGTTCATTTCTGACTGTACAGAATGTGATCTGAGATAACTGACGTGTTACATGTCCTTTGGTTTAAGCCGAGTGAAGAAATTTTTTCGAGCAAATGCCATGCTGAGGGTCTTGAACTTGTGAAACTCCAATATTCAACTGTTAAAGTTTGCTTTCTCAAATGACATAAAAGCTACGTTACCATGTAAGTACAGATACGCAAGAGAAGAGTTGAAAAGAATACCCTCTCAAATGAAATGGATGGTATCCATTCAACATAAAACATGGAATATTTAGATCATTTTACTTATCTGGCGATTGGTAAACATGTATTGTGTCCACGATTTGTGATGATGATGACCggattgttcgctctaacattgGGTtactgaaattttatttatttatttcaaaaaaatattatataaaaacattGTTCCTAGGAGGATTTTCAAGCTTCTACATGCCAAGTTTGAATTTCATAGACAAAGCTATTATTGTTCTCATTGATATCCTTGTTGCCTTTGTCGCCCTCACACAAACAAAACAATCATTGCTACTAGCATCAACACCACCTGCTTAATTGTTGCCACCACCTGCAATAGCTACCGTTGCTGCCACCGCCGCCTCCGCCATCAACACCACGATGTCATGCTAAATGCATGATCAAGTCATTGCAACTACTATTACTATCAGTTTTAACAATGGTTGTAATAgtcatttttaacttttttaaatatactctTCCGaacaatcaaaatatttttcttttattggcaccaggtgttcGAGAAATCTAATCCCGGTTGAACAGTCAAAATAGACCTTGATGGGATTGATTGCATCACTTTTAAATTCTCTAATTTTAAAAGTTCTCTTTATCTTTTAAACTCTTCGTCTAAACACAAGGTAAGATCAAATTGCGAAGAAATGAAACTTGCATTGCAATTTGCCATGGCCATATTCAGGAAATTCATGGACATATCTTCTCCTCGTGTAGCCTACCACGTGGATTTTCCGTCTGACTGCCCAATATTGACTCTAATTACCTTGATTAAACAAGTTACAGGGTATCAAACTTAGTTATGAAGGGTAATTTAACCTGAACATGGAAATACTCTATATCAGGGTGCGATGCTGATATTTCCTTGATCTGGTACAAATTTTTAGGAGGCAGTCCTAGTATTTCTGCACAAGCTATGCATGGAGTAACTTTAGGGATGCCTAACGGTCATAGAAAAAGGATATATAGCtaagaaaatataatagttCCAAGTATAATTTGCATTTGGAGCTGTAAGATTCAACTCTCTTCAACAGCAACATTTATGCACTATTATTTCACATTAAGGTTTTAAATAATGCAGTTGGAATCAAACTCTGGCAAAAGCTATGAAACAACAGGCagatgagaaaatgaaagaaacttTACATGACATGCAAAATGTTTAGCATtggatgaataaaatttctgcTCGTGCAGAAGCCCGGCGAAACCTCACCAACTCAATCAACATATTCAATCTTCCGTCCATAACAGATGGACAAGGCATGATACTCATTACCTCGAGCACTGGAGACCTTTCAAGCAAAAACTTGATAAATTCCATTTCATGTGGTACCCC includes these proteins:
- the LOC108981647 gene encoding protein NSP-INTERACTING KINASE 1-like produces the protein MERREDAVLCFVALLCLWTSATGLLSPKGVNYEVQALMGIRDSLEDPHNVLDNWDETAVDPCSWFMVTCSPDGLVIGLGTPSQSLSGTLSPAIANLTNLQIVLLQNNNISGRIPTELGRLQKLQTLDLSNNFFTGQVPNTLYHMKSLQYLRLNNNSLSGAIPSTLANVTQLSFLDLSYNNLSGPVPKFHVKSFSVAGNPLICATRSEECSATTSLLPSFTSNNLQKTQPSGTTKGQKIALAFGSSLGCVCLLLLGFGFLFWWRQRHNQQIFFDVYEQHHEQLCLGNLRRFQFRELQIATNNFSSKNLIGKGGFGNVYKGYLEDGMVVAVKRLKDGNAIGGEVQFQTEVEMISLAVHRNLLRLYGFCMTATERLLVYPYMSNGSVAFRLKAKPALDWVTRKRIALGAARGLLYLHEQCDPKIIHRDVKAANILLDDYCEAVVGDFGLAKLLDHCDSHVTTAVRGTVGHIAPEYLSTGQSSEKTDVFGFGILLLELISGQRALEFGKAANQKGAMLDWVKKIHQEKKLDMLVDKDLKSNYDRIELEEMAQVALLCTQNLPSHRPKMSEVVRMLEGDGLAEKWEASQRVESTRCRANEFSSSERYSDLTDDSSLLAQAMELSGPR